In Phormidium ambiguum IAM M-71, the genomic window CTAAAATAACAACAAATAAAGTAGCTAAGGAAAATGGTAAAACCGCTAAAGCAGTTTGAAAAGGGTTTAAATTCAAAACAGCAGGTAAAAACTGATAAAGATTAAACTGAATTCCTGTAGTAATTAAAGTGTGCAAGCTGGCGGTAAACAAACATAACAAAAAAGGTTTATATCGCAACAAACCTAATCGCACTACAGAAGTTTTTCCTTGCTGTGCTTGTTGTCTTTGCCAAGCAATAAATATACTTAAACAAATGATCCCTGTAGCAATTAATAAAGGAACAATTGACAGCGAAAATGGGGGAATTACTAAGTCTAAAATTTTAAATTGTTGTTTAGGAAACCACCATCCATATTCACCTGCTAAACTCACGCCGAGCAAAGTTAAACCAAAGCCCAAAAATGATAATAATCCTCCAATCCAGTCTAAAGGTTCAGTTTGCAAGGGAATATTGTGAGGAACTTTTCGCACCAAAAAAGCAATTATGGGTACGATGATTAACTGAGGCAATAACGACCAACGCCAACCGAAATTAGAAGCAATTAACCCTCCCAAAATTGCACCCGTTAATCCCCCAAGTATGGAAGAAACTATTAAGACAAGTTGAGAATATATTGCTGCTTTTTCACTATTAAATCGTCCAATCAATTCTCGTGGCGAACTAATTAATGGAGTAGCGCCTAAACCACAAATTAACGAATAACTAACTACAAATATGCCGATACTTTGACTTTGAGAAGTAGCGATCGTACCCAGAGCAAACAATACTAAACCTGTAAGAAATACTGGTTTTCTACCAAATCGTTTGATCAAATTTTCACAGGTAGGAGCAAAGGAAGCTTTAACTAGTGCTAATAATACTAAAGCAGCTTGTACATAACCGATGCTTGAATCTAAATCCCGCACAATACGTGGCATGATGGCAGGAATAACGCTCACATTAAACGCGACTACAAATAGAGTTAAACATAGTCCGATAGCAGAACCCCACTTTGCCAAAAACGATCGCTTCTTCTGTGCCATAATCATGCCAAAGTTTCAATTAGTTAAAATTGACAAAAATAACTAACCACTAATTGTTTCGTCTTTTTCATCTTCACCAATTAATGTAGCTAAAACTTGTGTATCTGGGTAACTTTCTAAAAGTAATTTTTTCAGCATTACTGTTAACGGTAAAGCGAGAAATGCACCGATCGGCCCCAAAATCCAAGTCCAGAGAATCACAGACAAAAAAGTTATTAATGTAGAAAGGTCTAGACCTTTTCCTAAATAACGAGGCCCGATGACCATATCAAAGAAATTGTTAATTAAAGCGTAACCGATAAAGACAATTACTGCTTTAAAAATTCCAAACTCTAGAAATGCAACTACCACTGGTGGAATCAGAGCAATTACATAACCAATATTAGGAATAAAGTTGAATAAAAAGGAAAGAACACCCCAAAGAACAGCAAAATCTACTCCTAAAACTAGCAGTAAGATTATATGCCCGATCGCAGTCATTGCACCTAACCAGCTTTTAATTAACAAATAAATGCTGATACTTTTATTAAAAACCTGGATGCGATCGAGCATGGGATTTCCTGCGCCTAAACTTTGCAGGAGTTTGTGCGAAAAACTGGTTGCCCCCACCAGCATATAGATAAAAATAAACAAAGTTAACCCAACATTTGTAATCGTGCCTAAAAGTCCAGTCAAAAAACTAATTATTAACTGAAAAATTCTTCCCGGACTGATCAAATTGAGTTTAATGATATCCTTACCTTCTATACCAAGCTTATCAATTTCTTGCTGCCAAGTAGCTACTTGATCTTCTAAGAGCGATCGATATTTTGGTAATGCGACTGTTAATTGCGCGATCGATATTCCTAAAAATGCCACAAAAATAAAACCAACAGCAATAACTCCCAAAATTACGATCGTATAAGCTAACCATTTGGGAAATCTTTTTTGGCGCAACCACAAAACAATAGGATTACAAATTAAAACAATAAATAATGATAGTAATATTGGGCCTAAAAGGTCAGATGTAGCTTTTAAGCCAGCAATAATTACTACTACACTTGCTAAACTGACTAGCAGACGATGAATTGAGCGATCGGGCATAAAAAATACGAAGATTGATGTTATTAGCCTAAAAACATAATATAGGGAACAGTTAAAATTTTACCTGTTCCCTATCAATATTCTCGAATCGGAATTAGACAGCAACTATTCCAACTGAGCGCAAAATGAAAATGAGAATTGAGTTAACAATACTCAATGCGATCGCGCCTAAAATCGCACTACCAATGCCCCAACGTAAACGAAATCCTTCAACTAACCAGGCAGCTAAACCAAAAACAATGATACTGCCAATCAGAGGAATCAAACCCAAGCTAAGAATAGCATTTGCAGTTCTAAACCAATTGGGAAATAAAGCCCAAACTCCATTAAATGCCCCAATAATTGCCCCTGCAATTAAAGCGATCCAAGGATTATCTACTTCAACGCCAGTAGGTAGCTTAGAGATAATTAATAAACTAACTGCCAGCACAACGATCGAAATTAAAAATGGAATCATTAAACACTCCTTATCAACCGTAATAGTAAACAATCATGTTATCATCATTGAAAATTTTGCTAACAATTGTATCTATACCTTAATAGTCAGAATTTCGTCCAACTTTCTCAGCATAGACATTTCTTCATTGCTAGTTCCCACCCCAAAAAAACCTCTTTCCCGAACTGCTTCTGCGACTCTACGTGCGATCGAAAGTATCCAGGTTTTGAATGCCCCTGCTTGTAGCGGAGTCACTTTAGCAGCCAAAATTTGCGCCACTTGTTCAAAATAAGTCATAGCTTGCTGACGACCTTGGGAAGCACTATCCAACTTCTGAAGATAAGATAACAATTGTCCTTGTTTATCCAACAATAATGCTTCACCCTCCAAAGATCTATTAGCATCAGCTTGATTTAAAGAAGCAATCAACGATTTTACCAAATCATTTTCCACATCTTCCCGTTTTTGTTCTTCAACCATAATCTCCAGTCCTGCCCGGAGTTCTTTCAAAAAAGAAACCGGATCGGTTTTATCCGCTAAAATTAATGCTGCAATTGCTTGCCAAGGTGCTTGCATTAAAATTGACCATTCATTATCGGTAAAATATTGTTGTGTCATTTTTGACCACCTCAAACTAGAAAATGAATCATTCGAGACAAACTAACCAGAATGGAGATTTAATTTGCACAAGGCAAAAAGTATCACATATTCCACAGTCAACACAAGTCAACCGATTTGCGATTTTAAATTTACTGCATCCTAGCTAAATATAGGCAGAACATATCAGAAAAAAATAAAGAAAATATAAGATACAAAACAATTTTTTCTATACATTTAGTTCCTGATTTCATAGAGGCAATTTCTAAAACTAAATGAAAAATCAGTAAACTTACTTGGTTTGAAATATATTTTGTACCATTTTTTTCTCTGTATTAGCAGCAGCTTTGTCTAATTCGGTAACTTCACTTGCATCAAGTTGCCAACCTAAAGCGCCGAGATTATCCTTGGCTTGCTCTACAGATTTTGCCCCCGGAATGGGAATAGTTCCCTTACAAATACACCAATTAATTGCCACTTGGGACATAGTTTTATTCCTGCTTTCCGCAATTTCTTTTAAACAACCTAAAAGCGGTTTAATGCCTGGTAAAATTTGCTGAAAAGCTAAACGACGAACTCCTTTAGGTAAAGCAGTTTCTTCTGAATATTTTCCAGTTAATAAACCCAAAGCCAAAGGACTATAAGCAATTAATTTAATCCCTAATTCATCGCAAACGTCTTTTAAGCCTAATTGCGCGATCGGGTAAGTAGATAACAACGAATATTGCACCTGCAAACTAGTAATCGGCACGCCTCTTTCTCTAAATCTTTGATGTACTTTTTTTAATCGTTTTGAGCCATAATTAGATAAGCCAACTCCTTTAACTAATCCTTGTTCGTAAAGGTCAGCTAACCCATCCAAAAGCGCCCATTCTTGCCAAGGAAAATAATTAGCTGTAGACCAGTGCATTTGCACCAAATCAACATTTCTTCCCAAACGTTTCGCCGAAGCTTTACCCGCATTAACCATTGACTGACGAGTTAATCTCCAAGGATAAGCAGCTAATTTTGTCGCAATGCAAATATTTTCTTGATTAACTCCAGAATATTCCTGAGAAAACTTTCCTAACAGCGTTTCGCTACGACCGTTTAATTTCCCAGTTCCGTAAGAATCGCCTGTATCAAATAAAGTTACACCACGATCGACACAAAGGTTAAAAACCTCTTGTAATTGACGATCCATACTCGGATCGTATCCCCAAAGTAGGCGATTTCCCCACGCCCAAGTTCCGCAGCCCATAATCGGAAGAGAGAGTTTTTGGTTTGGCATATTGCGACTTATTCAAAGTTTAACTACGATCGCTGCGATCGCTAATATATAATAAACTATAGTGAACTAAACTTCATAAAAATCTACCCTTTAAATCTGATACTTTAACTAAACACCTGTGAATTACTATAAAAAATCTCCCAACGTTTTTCCAGTCAATTACTTGAACGATTTGCGAGGCGAAATTCTCGCTTGTCCCTTTTTCGCAGTTAATAATCTCAACCGTGATTTTGTTGGGACTAAAGGCTTTTCTGTAGTTTTTCACCGCTCAGAAATTGCGGAAGTTGAACGAAAATTTCCCTTTTTTAAACCTTATTTAGACCAAGCATTAGAACCTTCATGTAACGCTTTTTATCTCAATCCTTTACTACTTCAGGAAGGTTCGCGGGTCGATCCACATATCGATCGCTCTTTGCGATCGTACTGCAAAACTATTGAACCCCCAATGCTGGTCAGCGTACTTTATGTCCAAGTCCCAGAAAATTTGCAAGGAGGAGAATTAGTCCTCCGCAATCATAAACAACAAGTCGGACAAATTAAACCACAAATTAACACCCTGGTTTATTTTCAAGGTGATTTAACTCATTCTGTAAATGCTGTAAAAAGTACTGGAACTCGATTAAGTTTAGTTTGCGAACAATATAGTTTGAGTGAAAAAGAATTGCGCGATATTCCTGAATTTACAGTTGAATCAAGAGCAATGAAAGTCAAAAAAAGCTAATATGGCAAAAGGCAGAAGGCAGAAGGCAGAAGGCAGAAGGTAAGACCCAAGAAAAGCAATAATTTGAGCAGAGATTTGGGTAATCGAGAATGGCTTAATTGCCTTGGCGGTTGCTATGAATATGTGCTTAATTAACCCTTCCCTGTTTACGGGGAGGGGCAATAATTAAGGACTATTCCTCAAATGAAAGTAACAGCTTGCGTAACAATTTAACTAAAACTTGACGTTCCGTTTCTTCTAAAACATTAAGCAAATAATGTTCATTTTGCACATGAGCCTCAACCGCTTTTTCAATTACATTAAAACCTTTATCAGTCAACTGAATTAATGTGCCACGACGATCGCTAAGATCGGGAATGCGCTTCACCAAGTCAGCTTGTTCTAGGCGATCGATCCGATGGGTCATCGTACCAGAAGAAACCATCAAAGTATTAAACAAATCAGTTGGGGAAAGCTGGTACGGCTGACCAGAACGACGCAAAGTAGCCAAAACGTCAAATTCTCCCACATTCAAACCAAACTCCGAAAACGTCTGTTGAATACCTCGGTCTAAGTGTTTAGACAACCGCCCGATCCTGCCAATGATACCCATTGGCGACACATCTAGGTCAGGGCGCTCTTTGTGCCATTGCGCCAAAATCCGATCGACTGCATCGACATCCATGAAAAAGCTACTCACGCAAAACTCTTAGTAGAAATTATCTTAACATCAAGATAATTGCTATAATCTTGACATCAAGTATCTTGACATAGAGATAAAATCCATGAAGACAGCTACAGTTCGCTGGTCTGATATTCTGCTGACAGCAATTGCGCCCATGATTTGGGGAACAACTTACGTAGTAGCAACTGAACTCTTGCCGCCTAATCATCCATTACTGGTAGCCGCCTTGCGTTCATTACCGATCGGTATTTTGCTAACCGCATGGTTGAGAGAACTACCTAAAGGCGTTTGGTGGTGGCGAATTTTGCTTTTAGGTAGTCTGAATATTGGAATTTTTCAAGCTTTATTATTTGTAGCCGCTTATCGCCTTCCCGGTGGCGTAGCCGCAACCGCAGGATCGATCCAACCTTTATTAGTAGTATTTTTTTCTTGGATCATTTTGAACGAAAAACCTTCCAAGCTATCAATTGTAGTTGCGATCGCTGGTTTTGTTGGTGTTGGGTTGCTAGTTTTAAGTCCTTCAGCGCGTCTTGATGGTGTTGGCATTGCCGCTGCGATCGCAGGAGCCGCCACAATGGGTTTAGGAACAGTATTAGTTAAACGCTGGAAAAGTCCGGTTTCTTTACTTGTCTTTACCGCCTGGCAATTAACAGTTGGGGGACTGGTTTTATTGCCGATCGCTTTAGTAATTGAAGGGCCGATCGATCGTCTTTCTCCAACTAATTTATTAGGCTTTATTTATTTAGGTTTAATTGGTACTGGACTAGCTTACGCGCTCTGGTTTCGCGGGATTGATAAACTCAAAGCATCATCTGTTTCATATTTAGGCTTAATGAGTCCTTTAGTAGCCACACTAATGGGATTTTTCTTACTAAACCAAACATTAACCCCAATGCAATTAATGGGAATTGCGATCGTTTTATTCAGTGTTTTGATTGGACAAAAAACCGATCGATTACGTCAACGTTCATTTCTTAATTTCACAACCCGAATCAAAAAATCATAATTACTCTACTACGATAAATCAGATAATACCAAGTTCGGATAATCGCTTATAAAACTCGAAGCACCCCACCCCCGCCAAAGCTGCGCTTTGTCTCCCCTCCCCGTTTACGGGGAGGGGATTAAGGGGTGGGGTTTATTCTCATAATTGGCGTAAGTCATAACACATCAAAAAAGTAAGTTGTTGCGCTTCAGTGCAACAACTTACTTAATGTTTTCAGTTGATTAAAACTTTCCTACTGATTCTGTTCAGGAACGAACTTTAATGCCACCCCGTTCATACAATAACGCAGACCTGTAGGCTTTGGCCCATCATTAAATACGTGACCTAAATGCCCACCGCAGCGACGACAATGAACTTCAGTTCTAGTCATAAAAAATGAGCGATCGACAGTTGTTTCGATCGCCTCATCTAGCGGCGCAAAAAAGCTAGGCCAACCAGTACCACTGTTGAATTTAGTATCAGAAGTAAACAGGGGTAACTCACAACCAGCACAGACAAATGTACCTTTGTCATAAACTTTATCTAATGGACTGGTGCCTGCTCTTTCCGTGCCATGTTTCCGCAACACATTAAACTGCTCAGGCGTTAAAATTTCTCGCCATTCTTGTTCGGTTTTCTTAACTTCAAATTCTTGCTTGGATGTGGTCATGGTATTTAGGACAAAGTTAGTAGATTAGCGATCGACTAATGTTTCTACTTTCACTTTACCGCAAATTCAAAAATAATTCAGGGGTTGATTTTGCTTTCAGACTGATTCAACCGAGAGATTTGGGAAGATAAATTCTTCAGATCGGTTAAGGAAAAAACTTGGCTGCTATTTAAGAGTTGCGAATTATTTTTAGTCAAACTCTGACGGCGTAGTGCCAAGGTACAAACTTTGCACATAAGCAATTAACCTGAAAATTGTACATCCAAACTTAGTAAATTTCAATCTTTTCTAACGATGTAGTAATCGTTTTGCAAATCGTGTTCTGATTGCTTGAGTTCTACACGAGTAAATCCCGCATCAGCTAACATTTGCAATGCTTTTTGTTGACCCCAAACCGTACCTAATCCCATCCCACCATCTGCCAGAGAAACTGTCATACAGTGCATACAAGAAATAGTGTAAAGGAATGGAGCAATTGGATGATCCAAATTATCATGTACTTCGGTAGCGGCGTGAATATCCTGCATTAAATAAACGCCATCTGGACGCAAAGCTTTTTTAATGTTACTTAAAACAACATCAGGTTTTGCTTGGTCATGAATTGCGTCAAAAGTGGTAATTAAATGATAGCGATCGCTTTCGTCCAAAGTCGCAGCATCTTGAACTTGGAAATGAACATTAGTTAAATTTTTTTGTTGCGCTTCCGCAGTAGCAATAGCGATCGCTTCTGACGAAAAATCATATCCCCAAAATTGACTATGAGGAAATCTCTCAGCCAATTTGTTCATTGCTCGACCACGCCCACAACCAAGATCTAACACATTAATTCCCTGCTCTAAAGCTTCTTTTATATTAGGAATTAATGGTAAAATGTACTCCTCTAAAGCAGCAACCACCGTTTGTGCGCTTTCTTCCGCCATGACTTCATGAAAGCGTTTATATTGAGAATAAGGAACACCACCGCCTTGGAAAAAACAATCTACAATTTGGTCTTCTACTGTTCCCAATACAGAAATAAATTGGGTAATTGGCGCAATATTATTTCCCGCCGCTGCTCTAGTTAAAAAAGCAGCGTGTTCAGGAGGTAAATAATAAGTTTTTTTAGTTGGATTGTAATCGATTATCCGTCCTGTTACCATTGCCCCCAACCATTCGCGCACATACCTTTCATTTAAGTTTGTGCTATCAGCAATTTCCTGGCTAGTAGCAGGTGGTAATTTTGCTAACGTATCAAACAATTTGGTACGATGACCGATAGAAATCATGAGCGAAAGTGCGCCACTATTGAGGACACCAAGTATGCGATCGGTAAATATTTCCGCTTTTGTTTCGTCAAAAGTTTGTGTGGTCATAATTATTTAACCCTATTGTATAGAATCTTGACAAATTCTCGATTTGGGATTGACGATTCATTGAAATAGAAGTAACAAAGAATGATGCTTTTACTGTTTTTCCGACTTCAATCTAGAGATGTTTACAGATTAAGCAAGAGTCGGGAAGAAATAGGGAAGATGTACAATTAAAAATCGTAATTTTAGCAAGCGAACACATACTTTGAGGACTATATTTAGTTAAAAGTTGAGTCACGCACTTTACGCCGCTATATGAATTTAAATCAAGAAAAACAACAGCCAAATATTTATACAGATAGATTGATTTTGCGCCCATTTATGCTAAAGGATGCAGCAGAAGTGCAAAAGTTAGCAGGCGATCGCGCAATTGCTGCTGTTACCCAAGCCATTCCCCATCCTTATGAAGATGGGATGGCTGAAGATTGGATTAAAAGCCATCCAAAACAGTTTGCTGAAGGAAAAGGAGTAGTTTTTGCAATTACATTTTCTGAAACTAATCTGTTATGTGGTGCAATAGGTTTATCAATACACCAAGAAGATAATCGTGCAGAATTAGGTTATTGGATTGGTAAACCTTTTTGGGGAAATGGTTATTGCACTGAAGCTGCTAAAGCAATATTAAAATATGGCTTTGAATCTTTGGGATTACATCGGATTTATTCTTCCCATTTCTCTAGCAATCCTGCTTCAGGTAGAGTGATGCAAAAAATAGGAATGCTTTACGAAGGTTGTTTGCGCCAACATCTTTTGAAATGGGGAAAATTTGAAGATAGAGTCCAATATGGAATTCTTAAAACTGAGTGGGAAAGCCAGTTTCAAAAGGCAGAGTTAAGTTAATGATTAATCCAAATACGTAGGGGCGGGTTTAGCCAACAAAATCAATACAAAATAAATCAAGTTTAAATCAAAACCCGCCCTTGCAAATTATGAATATAAACATTAAGGAGAAAATTTTTGCGTAAATATTTTGTTACTTTGAAAAATTTGCTAATCGGAATTACTCTATCTTTTTTATTAGCAATAAGACAGGGAAAAGCCGAAATCTTCCCAATATCGATAGTTTCAGTTTTCTCTAGTACTCAGCAATCTTTCGCCCTTTCGGAAACAACAGCTATCCCAGCTATTAAGTTGTCTGAAATTAATATTAATCAGCTAGTAAAACAGGCGCTTGATTACTATCAAAATGGACAATTTGCTCAGGCGATCGCACTCTGGAAGCAAGCAGCTAATACATACCAAAATCGCGGAGATCGTTTCAACCAAGCATTGATTTTCAGCTATCTTTCTTTAGCACATCAACAACTTAGCGAGTGGTCAGAAGCAAAAAATGCGATCGCGCAAAGTTTAAACTTAATTCAAAACTCTAAACAGGCGAATTTTGCTATTAACTCTTCTGCTTCGTCTTCTAAACCCACACCTACAAATCATAACTCAAAACTCATCTTTGCTCACGCATTAAACACCCAAGGAAATCTTCAATTTGCTTTAGGTCAAACAGAAGCAGCATTAACAACATGGAAACAAGTTACTGACATTTATAAACAGATCAAAGATGAAAACAGAATAATTGGTAGTTTGATTAATCAAGCCCAAGCACAGCAAGCATTAGGATTATTTTTACAAGCCCGAAAAACTTTAAATGAAATAGAAAACATTTTGCGATCGCAGCCTAACTCCCAATTAAAATCAATGAGTTTGCGAAGTTTAGGAAACATTCGACTCTTAGTAGGCGATATTGAGAATTCCCAACGAGTATTACAGCAAAGTTTAGCAATTGCAGAAGAACTGAAATTACCCCAAGATATTGATGCGACTTTACTCAGTTTGGCTAATGTATTCCGCGCTCAAAAAGATTCAAAAACCGCCTTAAGTTATTATCAAAAAGTTGTAACTTCTAACGCTTCACCTTTAACTCAAACCCAAGCACAACTCAATCAATTAAGTTTGTTATTAGATATAGGAAAAAGAG contains:
- a CDS encoding phage holin family protein — translated: MIPFLISIVVLAVSLLIISKLPTGVEVDNPWIALIAGAIIGAFNGVWALFPNWFRTANAILSLGLIPLIGSIIVFGLAAWLVEGFRLRWGIGSAILGAIALSIVNSILIFILRSVGIVAV
- a CDS encoding MFS transporter, translating into MIMAQKKRSFLAKWGSAIGLCLTLFVVAFNVSVIPAIMPRIVRDLDSSIGYVQAALVLLALVKASFAPTCENLIKRFGRKPVFLTGLVLFALGTIATSQSQSIGIFVVSYSLICGLGATPLISSPRELIGRFNSEKAAIYSQLVLIVSSILGGLTGAILGGLIASNFGWRWSLLPQLIIVPIIAFLVRKVPHNIPLQTEPLDWIGGLLSFLGFGLTLLGVSLAGEYGWWFPKQQFKILDLVIPPFSLSIVPLLIATGIICLSIFIAWQRQQAQQGKTSVVRLGLLRYKPFLLCLFTASLHTLITTGIQFNLYQFLPAVLNLNPFQTALAVLPFSLATLFVVILATFKLVKKVNPKQVIYSGLALFCLGIWQLYSAIDLQMKALDILPALVIMGAGSGLFLAQIGITTFSTVQHEELAEATGVYNPLQNLGNALGRGILGSVLIVTASANIVDKVVTELGKTITSAQRTRAIQVLEKVIQTYTSDERREFFSQLPAAIQPSLNPIINSSAVEAMRTSVTIAFIFSILCLISAFFIPKRYTTIHLKA
- a CDS encoding EamA family transporter, coding for MKTATVRWSDILLTAIAPMIWGTTYVVATELLPPNHPLLVAALRSLPIGILLTAWLRELPKGVWWWRILLLGSLNIGIFQALLFVAAYRLPGGVAATAGSIQPLLVVFFSWIILNEKPSKLSIVVAIAGFVGVGLLVLSPSARLDGVGIAAAIAGAATMGLGTVLVKRWKSPVSLLVFTAWQLTVGGLVLLPIALVIEGPIDRLSPTNLLGFIYLGLIGTGLAYALWFRGIDKLKASSVSYLGLMSPLVATLMGFFLLNQTLTPMQLMGIAIVLFSVLIGQKTDRLRQRSFLNFTTRIKKS
- a CDS encoding 2OG-Fe(II) oxygenase, with the translated sequence MNYYKKSPNVFPVNYLNDLRGEILACPFFAVNNLNRDFVGTKGFSVVFHRSEIAEVERKFPFFKPYLDQALEPSCNAFYLNPLLLQEGSRVDPHIDRSLRSYCKTIEPPMLVSVLYVQVPENLQGGELVLRNHKQQVGQIKPQINTLVYFQGDLTHSVNAVKSTGTRLSLVCEQYSLSEKELRDIPEFTVESRAMKVKKS
- a CDS encoding aldo/keto reductase, whose translation is MPNQKLSLPIMGCGTWAWGNRLLWGYDPSMDRQLQEVFNLCVDRGVTLFDTGDSYGTGKLNGRSETLLGKFSQEYSGVNQENICIATKLAAYPWRLTRQSMVNAGKASAKRLGRNVDLVQMHWSTANYFPWQEWALLDGLADLYEQGLVKGVGLSNYGSKRLKKVHQRFRERGVPITSLQVQYSLLSTYPIAQLGLKDVCDELGIKLIAYSPLALGLLTGKYSEETALPKGVRRLAFQQILPGIKPLLGCLKEIAESRNKTMSQVAINWCICKGTIPIPGAKSVEQAKDNLGALGWQLDASEVTELDKAAANTEKKMVQNIFQTK
- a CDS encoding GNAT family N-acetyltransferase — translated: MNLNQEKQQPNIYTDRLILRPFMLKDAAEVQKLAGDRAIAAVTQAIPHPYEDGMAEDWIKSHPKQFAEGKGVVFAITFSETNLLCGAIGLSIHQEDNRAELGYWIGKPFWGNGYCTEAAKAILKYGFESLGLHRIYSSHFSSNPASGRVMQKIGMLYEGCLRQHLLKWGKFEDRVQYGILKTEWESQFQKAELS
- a CDS encoding class I SAM-dependent methyltransferase — its product is MTTQTFDETKAEIFTDRILGVLNSGALSLMISIGHRTKLFDTLAKLPPATSQEIADSTNLNERYVREWLGAMVTGRIIDYNPTKKTYYLPPEHAAFLTRAAAGNNIAPITQFISVLGTVEDQIVDCFFQGGGVPYSQYKRFHEVMAEESAQTVVAALEEYILPLIPNIKEALEQGINVLDLGCGRGRAMNKLAERFPHSQFWGYDFSSEAIAIATAEAQQKNLTNVHFQVQDAATLDESDRYHLITTFDAIHDQAKPDVVLSNIKKALRPDGVYLMQDIHAATEVHDNLDHPIAPFLYTISCMHCMTVSLADGGMGLGTVWGQQKALQMLADAGFTRVELKQSEHDLQNDYYIVRKD
- the msrB gene encoding peptide-methionine (R)-S-oxide reductase MsrB — encoded protein: MTTSKQEFEVKKTEQEWREILTPEQFNVLRKHGTERAGTSPLDKVYDKGTFVCAGCELPLFTSDTKFNSGTGWPSFFAPLDEAIETTVDRSFFMTRTEVHCRRCGGHLGHVFNDGPKPTGLRYCMNGVALKFVPEQNQ
- a CDS encoding AI-2E family transporter; translated protein: MPDRSIHRLLVSLASVVVIIAGLKATSDLLGPILLSLFIVLICNPIVLWLRQKRFPKWLAYTIVILGVIAVGFIFVAFLGISIAQLTVALPKYRSLLEDQVATWQQEIDKLGIEGKDIIKLNLISPGRIFQLIISFLTGLLGTITNVGLTLFIFIYMLVGATSFSHKLLQSLGAGNPMLDRIQVFNKSISIYLLIKSWLGAMTAIGHIILLLVLGVDFAVLWGVLSFLFNFIPNIGYVIALIPPVVVAFLEFGIFKAVIVFIGYALINNFFDMVIGPRYLGKGLDLSTLITFLSVILWTWILGPIGAFLALPLTVMLKKLLLESYPDTQVLATLIGEDEKDETISG